A genomic window from Periweissella cryptocerci includes:
- a CDS encoding putative HNHc nuclease, giving the protein MQGYSAKLDKFNSKQVLLNGFDSAEFAHDLALWNVRHNEVMLLVDDRRGHTPEQHRKIFAIVGDFAKWSGEDLETERFFLTIDFLQESGIEPFSLSYKSEEQASVTVAKQFINWLLDRAIAWNVPLHERPSELTDDIYSAMLMGLKHRSCVICGEHADIHHVDVVGLTGRDNTDHRRNRLMALCRTHHSEIEQIGFEKFDSLHHVEGIKLQEDLLIATGVMTRTQMNEFDAKYYRESLRKNIGD; this is encoded by the coding sequence ATGCAGGGCTATTCAGCAAAATTAGACAAGTTTAATTCAAAGCAAGTGTTGCTAAACGGCTTTGATAGCGCTGAATTCGCACATGATTTAGCGCTGTGGAATGTCAGGCACAACGAAGTAATGCTTCTCGTAGATGATAGGCGAGGGCATACACCAGAACAGCATCGCAAAATATTCGCTATTGTTGGCGACTTCGCAAAATGGAGCGGTGAGGATTTGGAAACCGAAAGGTTCTTCCTGACAATTGATTTCTTACAAGAATCAGGCATTGAGCCGTTTTCGCTAAGTTACAAGAGCGAGGAGCAAGCTAGCGTGACAGTTGCAAAGCAATTCATCAATTGGTTGCTAGATAGAGCTATCGCTTGGAATGTACCACTTCACGAACGGCCTAGCGAGCTAACAGACGATATTTATTCAGCGATGCTGATGGGCTTGAAGCACAGGTCATGTGTGATATGCGGTGAACATGCTGATATACATCACGTTGACGTTGTTGGTTTGACCGGTCGAGATAACACCGACCACAGAAGGAATCGGCTTATGGCGTTGTGCAGAACGCACCATAGCGAGATTGAACAAATAGGCTTTGAGAAATTCGATTCATTACACCACGTCGAAGGAATCAAGCTGCAAGAAGATTTATTGATTGCAACTGGAGTTATGACGCGAACGCAGATGAACGAGTTTGACGCTAAGTATTATCGAGAATCGTTAAGAAAAAATATTGGTGATTGA
- a CDS encoding recombinase family protein, with translation MKTAIYVRVSTESQAEDGTSIDTQIEKLTMYAEMNDWKNIEIYNDAAHSGSSFNRPAIQRLIADMEHGEIARVLIYKLDRLSRSQLDTLSFIDKYISRLNIPLISFTEKLDTESAAGQMMIGIMASFAQYELSNITLRMQTGRAARAQAGYWGGGSRTPFGYDYIDGELIVNELEATVVRDIFNRYEAGISLTKLRDELNEAGHIGKSRDWSFTTLRQVIIRPIYAGLIKWKGVIYEGRHEALISKEQYDNVQKSILVRQKRAYEASGNSRPFQAKYMLSGLLISAYSKAPLTLDQRALRKNATERDKYYVRPRPQGASSYTRNYTSELRELDKQIRPHKIEEYEALVLFEIAGLIGTVPSAVKKIDRRVETYKLELTNLDAQRSRLLDMYQLDAITASEFSERIEVVDRQHNSLLKKIAKEEEKGDEQGTENFKNVFSSIPEILENGTYDQKKALVRALIEKVEVSATELIIRWRFTEQ, from the coding sequence ATGAAAACCGCTATATATGTACGCGTTTCAACCGAAAGCCAAGCGGAAGATGGGACTTCGATTGATACCCAAATCGAGAAATTAACGATGTACGCGGAAATGAATGACTGGAAAAATATCGAAATTTACAACGATGCTGCGCACTCTGGTTCATCGTTCAATCGCCCTGCAATTCAGCGCTTAATCGCCGATATGGAGCACGGAGAAATCGCTCGGGTACTAATTTACAAGTTAGACCGTTTGAGCCGTTCACAGCTCGATACGCTGTCATTCATTGACAAGTATATTTCACGCTTAAACATTCCATTGATTTCATTCACGGAAAAACTTGATACTGAATCTGCAGCCGGCCAAATGATGATCGGGATCATGGCTTCATTTGCTCAATATGAACTTTCAAATATCACTTTGCGAATGCAAACAGGACGCGCAGCACGCGCTCAAGCCGGCTACTGGGGTGGTGGTAGTCGCACGCCTTTCGGCTACGATTACATTGATGGTGAACTAATCGTTAATGAATTAGAAGCTACCGTTGTACGTGACATCTTCAATCGTTACGAAGCCGGTATTTCACTCACCAAGTTGCGCGATGAATTAAACGAAGCTGGCCACATTGGCAAATCGCGCGATTGGTCATTCACCACGCTACGGCAAGTTATCATACGCCCCATTTACGCCGGTTTAATAAAATGGAAAGGTGTAATATACGAAGGTCGCCATGAAGCATTAATTTCAAAAGAGCAATATGATAATGTTCAAAAAAGCATTTTAGTTCGGCAAAAAAGAGCATATGAAGCGTCTGGGAACTCGCGCCCTTTTCAAGCAAAATATATGCTTAGTGGGTTGCTAATTTCCGCATACTCCAAAGCACCATTAACGTTAGACCAACGAGCATTACGTAAAAACGCGACTGAACGCGACAAATACTATGTACGTCCACGTCCACAAGGTGCATCTTCATATACGAGAAATTACACATCTGAACTTCGTGAATTGGATAAGCAAATCCGCCCGCATAAAATCGAGGAATATGAGGCTCTTGTACTATTTGAAATCGCTGGCTTAATTGGTACGGTTCCAAGTGCGGTAAAAAAAATAGATCGTCGTGTTGAAACGTACAAGCTAGAATTAACTAACTTGGATGCGCAACGTTCACGCCTGCTCGACATGTATCAATTAGATGCAATTACCGCCAGTGAATTTTCAGAACGAATTGAGGTTGTTGACCGTCAACATAATTCACTTCTCAAAAAAATTGCAAAAGAGGAAGAAAAGGGTGATGAGCAAGGCACCGAAAACTTCAAAAACGTTTTCTCATCAATCCCCGAAATTTTAGAGAACGGGACTTATGACCAAAAAAAAGCGTTAGTGCGTGCTCTCATCGAAAAGGTAGAAGTCAGTGCGACTGAGCTAATTATTCGGTGGCGTTTCACAGAACAATAA
- the ssb gene encoding single-stranded DNA-binding protein, translating into MINRVVLTGRLTKDVELRYTQSGTAVGSFNLAVNRQFTNNDGEREADFISAVIWRKSAENLANFTHKGSLIGIEGRLQTRNYENQQGTRVYVTEVVVENFSLLESRSDSDGRKNDSGNQSNGNSFGNNARPKDPFAPNGQEIDITDDDLPFDFGG; encoded by the coding sequence ATGATTAATCGAGTAGTCCTTACGGGACGCTTAACGAAAGATGTTGAGCTCCGTTACACCCAAAGCGGTACAGCAGTAGGTTCGTTTAACTTAGCAGTTAATCGCCAATTTACTAACAACGATGGTGAGCGTGAAGCTGATTTCATTAGCGCTGTTATCTGGCGCAAGTCAGCTGAAAACCTCGCTAACTTTACCCACAAGGGTTCATTGATTGGGATTGAAGGTCGGCTCCAAACGCGGAACTATGAAAACCAACAAGGCACCCGCGTTTATGTAACCGAAGTCGTAGTTGAAAACTTCTCGCTATTAGAATCACGTTCTGATTCAGATGGGCGCAAGAATGATTCCGGTAATCAAAGCAACGGTAATTCATTTGGTAACAACGCGCGACCTAAGGATCCATTCGCTCCTAATGGTCAAGAAATTGATATTACCGATGATGACCTCCCTTTTGATTTTGGGGGCTGA
- a CDS encoding NUMOD4 motif-containing HNH endonuclease has product MIKEIWKSVPDFEGLYEVSNLGRIKSPEGKITESRFHGERRWKERIIKQKTDKKGYKRVSLYKDKTQHTFLVHRIVAKTFLGTSPKGKEIINHIDGNPSNNVVDNLEWIDYVGNLRHAFENGLNKSEKQIVLVNVQTNIATVFRNMRLASEFLGKNHGYISAALNRKQAEIEGYMVFVKPF; this is encoded by the coding sequence ATGATTAAAGAAATTTGGAAATCAGTCCCCGATTTTGAAGGGTTATACGAAGTAAGTAATTTAGGACGAATAAAAAGTCCGGAAGGCAAAATAACCGAATCAAGATTTCATGGTGAAAGGCGCTGGAAAGAGCGCATTATCAAGCAAAAGACTGATAAAAAAGGTTATAAACGGGTTTCTCTTTACAAAGATAAAACCCAGCACACCTTTTTAGTGCATAGGATAGTGGCCAAAACATTCTTAGGAACATCACCAAAAGGGAAAGAAATTATCAACCATATTGATGGCAACCCTAGCAACAATGTAGTTGATAATTTGGAATGGATTGATTATGTAGGGAATCTGCGTCATGCGTTTGAGAATGGCTTAAACAAATCCGAAAAACAAATAGTATTGGTAAATGTACAAACAAACATCGCAACCGTATTTCGGAATATGCGACTCGCTAGTGAATTTTTGGGTAAAAATCATGGATATATTTCGGCAGCTTTGAATAGGAAGCAGGCAGAAATTGAAGGATATATGGTGTTTGTAAAGCCATTCTAA
- a CDS encoding DUF1642 domain-containing protein: protein MAKKTIELTAEGTIKGDTYYSDGTRFDGEFSIGKKQIELLRLDKLATITLEVEQDLVEVPTWFDDWYKKVAELAESPSINGEHHKTIALYLLNRTGFDGALTADRFNPAHYLVNGERYIPDGEETILFTKAILDGYKIKEEPKYLIKISTDSEGDAWYLGKDGQVEFENEEYPTADPSFHFTQSEIKPEYEPFKVEVKKNGKD from the coding sequence ATGGCAAAGAAAACAATTGAATTAACAGCAGAAGGTACGATCAAAGGCGACACATATTATTCAGATGGAACTCGTTTTGACGGAGAGTTTAGTATTGGTAAAAAACAGATTGAATTACTACGCTTAGACAAACTAGCAACAATCACGCTTGAAGTTGAACAAGATTTGGTTGAAGTGCCAACGTGGTTTGACGACTGGTATAAAAAAGTAGCGGAGCTTGCCGAGTCACCATCAATTAATGGTGAGCACCATAAAACTATTGCGCTATACCTCTTAAACCGTACAGGTTTTGATGGGGCATTGACTGCTGACAGATTCAATCCCGCCCATTATCTTGTAAATGGAGAACGGTACATTCCAGACGGCGAGGAAACAATCTTATTCACCAAAGCAATTCTGGATGGTTACAAGATTAAAGAAGAACCTAAATACCTAATTAAGATTTCAACGGATAGCGAAGGTGACGCTTGGTATTTGGGGAAGGATGGTCAAGTGGAATTTGAGAATGAGGAATATCCTACTGCGGATCCGTCATTCCATTTCACACAATCAGAAATTAAGCCCGAGTACGAACCATTCAAAGTGGAGGTGAAGAAAAATGGCAAAGATTAA
- a CDS encoding DUF4352 domain-containing protein, whose protein sequence is MSVSKKKVIGYGIAGIVGLGLIGNFANGSSDTSSNKEASPKSEQTTKSAKAEDLDQPEKKKVAPKKKTTATKDGGIKFGKTAKLGDMKLKITSSSLEDSVKVGESGTLDLHPKTGVKYLVLKFNLFNAGDTTQTIPNSDFVAKIGNKEYAPETILSDDFFILYGINPNLSLDGTVVYEVPASTNRSQVTIEYKGTGWLTKPKQFNIV, encoded by the coding sequence ATGAGTGTTTCAAAGAAAAAAGTTATAGGTTACGGCATTGCTGGAATTGTCGGTCTTGGTTTAATCGGCAATTTTGCTAATGGCAGCTCTGATACTTCTTCAAATAAAGAAGCGTCCCCAAAATCAGAACAAACAACAAAATCTGCGAAAGCAGAAGATTTAGATCAACCGGAAAAAAAGAAGGTAGCGCCAAAGAAGAAAACTACCGCAACAAAAGACGGTGGTATTAAATTTGGTAAAACTGCGAAACTTGGTGATATGAAATTGAAAATCACTAGTTCATCACTTGAAGATTCCGTTAAAGTGGGCGAATCAGGAACATTAGATTTACATCCTAAAACAGGCGTTAAATATCTTGTATTAAAATTCAATTTATTTAATGCCGGCGATACCACGCAAACTATCCCTAACAGCGATTTTGTAGCAAAAATTGGCAATAAAGAATATGCTCCCGAAACAATTTTAAGCGACGATTTCTTTATTCTTTACGGCATAAATCCAAACCTGTCTTTAGATGGCACGGTTGTTTACGAAGTTCCAGCAAGCACCAACCGTTCGCAAGTTACCATCGAATATAAAGGCACCGGCTGGCTCACGAAGCCTAAGCAATTTAATATCGTTTAA
- a CDS encoding helix-turn-helix domain-containing protein, whose amino-acid sequence MADNDQAKKFGVWIKSARSSQGMTLGQLELQTGYSKGNISRLEKGLASSVPKKDTIIKLAEALKQNVDEALAIAGRLGSDEIKDLNDTAKTLSPAQLRVAAHINDDVTPAQLEDITRYIEFRKSQG is encoded by the coding sequence ATGGCAGATAACGATCAAGCTAAAAAATTTGGTGTTTGGATAAAAAGCGCGCGTAGTTCGCAGGGCATGACATTAGGTCAGCTTGAATTGCAGACTGGCTACTCTAAAGGTAACATTTCACGCTTAGAGAAAGGATTGGCCAGTTCTGTGCCCAAAAAAGATACAATTATCAAGCTTGCGGAAGCTTTAAAACAAAACGTTGATGAAGCGTTAGCAATCGCAGGTCGATTAGGTTCAGATGAAATAAAAGATTTGAACGATACGGCAAAAACGTTATCACCTGCGCAACTTCGTGTTGCAGCACACATCAACGATGACGTGACACCTGCTCAACTCGAGGACATCACACGCTATATTGAATTTCGCAAATCGCAAGGGTGA
- a CDS encoding helix-turn-helix domain-containing protein — MVGYFYSAEFGYWLKNARTYKKMTMAQLSAQIGYSASGISKLERGASDYAPRKEMVIKFAEALNLDVDRALMLSGHIPRVADPKITGALSRTQLRIAALITDDMDFNQIEDVAHYIEFRKRDKNGRFMPK, encoded by the coding sequence ATGGTTGGTTACTTTTACTCTGCCGAATTCGGATATTGGTTAAAAAATGCACGTACGTATAAAAAAATGACAATGGCTCAACTTTCCGCACAGATTGGATATTCTGCAAGCGGTATTTCAAAACTAGAACGAGGCGCTTCTGACTATGCGCCTCGAAAAGAAATGGTTATAAAATTTGCAGAAGCTTTAAATCTGGATGTTGATAGAGCATTAATGCTTTCAGGCCATATTCCTAGAGTTGCCGACCCAAAAATAACTGGCGCGCTATCTAGAACGCAACTTCGTATTGCTGCGCTCATCACCGATGATATGGACTTTAACCAAATCGAAGATGTTGCACATTATATCGAGTTTCGTAAGCGAGACAAAAATGGTCGTTTTATGCCTAAATAA
- a CDS encoding helix-turn-helix transcriptional regulator → MAYKLVMKNRDLVLRQMPLHGYNSVDFAEKYLGINRAHWTNIQTGKIHPRPALAKKIASGLDLEIKDIFDLVQ, encoded by the coding sequence ATGGCTTATAAACTAGTAATGAAAAATCGAGATTTAGTGTTAAGGCAAATGCCGTTACACGGTTACAACAGTGTAGATTTTGCCGAAAAGTATCTCGGAATAAATAGAGCGCATTGGACTAATATCCAAACTGGGAAAATTCATCCCAGGCCAGCGCTTGCGAAAAAAATTGCAAGCGGATTGGATTTAGAAATTAAAGATATTTTTGATTTGGTTCAATAG
- a CDS encoding helix-turn-helix domain-containing protein: MVNKVKELRKEKGLTLKELSDGINMPVPTLSKYENGDREPKLETWQELADYFEVSVSYIMGISDESVPQTERAEQDDKTSDTLASLVSMAKETNADVEMSFEIPAGFKVTINVMKVEDMENGKENN; this comes from the coding sequence ATGGTAAACAAGGTTAAAGAACTTAGAAAAGAAAAAGGCTTAACCCTTAAAGAGTTAAGCGATGGGATAAATATGCCGGTTCCCACGTTAAGTAAATATGAGAACGGAGATCGTGAGCCGAAACTTGAAACGTGGCAGGAATTGGCAGATTACTTCGAAGTTTCAGTTAGTTACATTATGGGTATTTCAGATGAATCGGTGCCACAAACTGAACGTGCGGAGCAGGATGACAAGACGAGTGATACATTAGCGTCGCTCGTTTCAATGGCTAAGGAAACGAACGCTGACGTTGAGATGAGCTTTGAAATTCCAGCGGGCTTCAAGGTAACTATTAATGTCATGAAAGTGGAGGATATGGAAAATGGCAAAGAAAACAATTGA
- a CDS encoding ATP-binding protein yields MNKFSNALVDTVKHIASTSNFSKPALPNMTPEELSVWRAERDSMATQLGEESLRAKKAKAYQRDSLYPANIPLTFKFADWKPSKQVNEDSAKALGNQAWTLAHELLGTNYNVVLMGTAGVGKTSLGLAMLDVIGKKKSTMFVNTADLKRLLQASWRDSSAAAKLDNVERSMQEVDVLLLDDLGTEVDMSESADLGDLKQGSQTWQELIYRIFTPRTIQPNQDEMQKTTIITTNNKYAELQKMYNDKLVSRLIPKRDSGHMLVFSEMEDLRKV; encoded by the coding sequence ATGAATAAATTCAGTAATGCGTTAGTCGATACGGTAAAGCATATTGCTAGCACTTCTAATTTCTCAAAGCCGGCTCTGCCGAACATGACACCGGAAGAATTGAGCGTATGGCGTGCCGAACGTGATTCGATGGCAACTCAATTAGGCGAAGAAAGTCTAAGAGCTAAGAAAGCTAAAGCGTATCAACGCGATTCGCTCTATCCGGCTAATATCCCGCTTACGTTTAAATTTGCCGATTGGAAGCCGTCTAAGCAAGTTAACGAGGATAGTGCTAAAGCACTAGGCAATCAAGCGTGGACGCTTGCACACGAGCTGTTAGGTACCAATTACAACGTTGTATTGATGGGGACGGCAGGCGTCGGTAAAACATCGCTAGGATTAGCAATGCTGGATGTAATCGGCAAGAAGAAATCAACGATGTTCGTTAACACGGCAGACCTCAAACGATTATTGCAAGCCTCATGGCGTGATAGCTCGGCAGCTGCCAAGTTAGACAACGTAGAACGGTCAATGCAAGAAGTAGATGTGCTATTGCTTGATGATTTAGGCACGGAGGTTGATATGTCAGAAAGCGCTGATTTAGGCGATTTAAAGCAAGGTTCTCAAACGTGGCAGGAATTGATATATCGGATATTCACGCCACGCACGATTCAACCGAATCAAGACGAAATGCAAAAAACGACGATCATCACGACGAATAACAAATATGCCGAATTACAGAAAATGTATAACGACAAGCTTGTTAGCCGTCTGATACCGAAAAGAGATTCGGGGCACATGTTGGTATTCTCGGAAATGGAAGATTTACGGAAGGTTTGA
- a CDS encoding DUF1351 domain-containing protein, protein MNELTTIPTFNVEFTQSNIAIENEEQFGDRVNAYADKYRDLVVTAESKDSDKKLKQEINKVAKSIDDQRKAIKTEYNKPLAEFEAKVNGWSKALKDVAKDIDNGVKVFEELEKEQRLESVKALITEMAPEYHVEADEIEIQPSWTNKSTTKKAILDGIAGEMIHLKLEQETRLANIEVVTKYAKRMGEEPEAWIGLVDTFDTVLIMQRIDDAVTAKEKRIEAEKAREIADIEAKKAALVETDNGMKVDVDTGEVIEEQQQVTFTLQGNKEQLDAVARAIIKAGATVLMSSDRKTVLVNKAG, encoded by the coding sequence ATGAATGAATTAACGACGATTCCAACGTTCAACGTTGAGTTCACTCAATCAAACATTGCTATCGAAAACGAAGAACAATTCGGCGACAGGGTTAACGCATACGCCGATAAGTATCGCGATTTGGTGGTAACGGCTGAAAGTAAGGATTCCGACAAGAAGTTAAAGCAAGAAATTAATAAAGTCGCTAAAAGCATTGATGACCAGCGCAAGGCGATTAAAACCGAATACAACAAGCCGTTAGCAGAGTTTGAAGCTAAGGTGAACGGCTGGAGCAAAGCCTTGAAGGATGTCGCTAAGGACATCGATAATGGCGTGAAAGTGTTTGAGGAGCTTGAAAAAGAGCAGCGCTTGGAAAGCGTGAAAGCGTTGATTACCGAAATGGCACCTGAGTATCACGTTGAAGCCGATGAAATCGAAATCCAGCCTTCATGGACGAATAAATCAACGACGAAAAAAGCGATTCTAGATGGTATTGCGGGCGAGATGATTCATCTCAAACTTGAACAAGAAACTAGGCTTGCGAACATCGAGGTAGTAACCAAGTACGCGAAGCGGATGGGCGAAGAACCCGAAGCGTGGATTGGCTTGGTAGATACATTTGATACAGTCCTAATCATGCAACGAATTGACGATGCTGTTACGGCAAAGGAAAAGCGTATTGAAGCCGAAAAGGCTCGTGAGATAGCGGATATTGAGGCAAAAAAGGCTGCGTTAGTTGAAACGGATAACGGCATGAAAGTTGATGTTGATACCGGCGAAGTAATCGAGGAACAGCAACAAGTAACGTTCACGCTTCAAGGTAACAAGGAACAACTCGATGCAGTTGCTCGGGCGATTATTAAAGCTGGCGCAACAGTATTAATGAGTTCCGACCGAAAAACAGTGCTAGTAAACAAGGCGGGCTGA
- a CDS encoding BOW99_gp33 family protein has translation MPNVIQFQKNSLNLKVRHIMSDGHERKSVKGLVIPKEATDFYNFFESLQHENQEAS, from the coding sequence ATGCCAAATGTAATTCAGTTTCAAAAAAACAGTTTGAATTTAAAAGTTCGACACATCATGTCGGATGGGCACGAACGCAAAAGTGTGAAAGGTCTTGTGATTCCAAAAGAAGCGACTGATTTCTATAACTTCTTTGAAAGTTTGCAACACGAAAATCAGGAGGCAAGCTAA
- a CDS encoding conserved phage C-terminal domain-containing protein has protein sequence MKIEQPNYYAVIPANIRYDNRLKANEKLLYAEISALVGKQGFAWPSNTYLSELYGVSTRSVTSWLGHLEKLGYIKIKLIYKSGTKEVERRLIYLAETVQEPYGNSFQGVVKKSSGGGEEIFQTPPEEIFQENNLIKSNTPNYQEEPLSGKPDAPSQQSATKPEVLEIVNYLNEVVGANYKANSKATTKHINARIAEGFTVDDFKRVIDVKYASWGHDSKMANYLRPVTLFGTKFEAYLNEQMPKKREELDWL, from the coding sequence ATGAAAATTGAACAACCAAATTATTATGCTGTCATTCCGGCAAACATTCGGTATGACAATCGCTTAAAAGCCAATGAAAAATTGTTGTATGCGGAGATTTCCGCGCTTGTTGGTAAACAAGGTTTTGCGTGGCCAAGCAACACGTATTTATCCGAATTGTATGGCGTTTCGACTCGGAGTGTTACTAGCTGGCTTGGACATCTCGAAAAACTGGGATATATCAAAATTAAATTGATATACAAAAGTGGCACTAAAGAGGTTGAACGGCGATTGATTTATTTAGCCGAAACCGTTCAAGAACCCTATGGAAATTCTTTTCAGGGGGTGGTGAAGAAATCTTCGGGGGGTGGTGAAGAAATCTTCCAAACCCCCCCTGAAGAAATCTTCCAGGAGAACAATCTTATTAAAAGCAATACTCCTAATTACCAAGAAGAACCATTGTCAGGCAAGCCCGACGCCCCCTCCCAACAATCAGCGACGAAGCCAGAGGTTTTAGAGATTGTGAATTATTTGAACGAGGTCGTTGGCGCTAACTACAAGGCTAACAGCAAGGCAACAACTAAGCATATTAACGCTAGGATTGCAGAAGGCTTTACAGTCGATGATTTTAAACGAGTGATTGATGTGAAGTATGCAAGCTGGGGACATGATTCTAAGATGGCCAATTACTTGCGACCGGTAACGTTATTCGGAACCAAGTTTGAGGCTTATCTAAACGAGCAGATGCCGAAGAAGCGAGAGGAGCTGGATTGGCTATGA
- a CDS encoding ERF family protein, with translation MKELAQIQQNVKVPKAQNNTFGKYKYRNAEDILRAVKPALAEAKAVINLSDDVVLIGERYYIKATATITNSEGETASSTAFAREPLAKKGMDESQITGSASSYARKYALSGLLGIDDTDDPDSMDNRQNNAVNKVDPLAQALMDNKQRYTKISQITGMGINDVGKQAMLDYEQETGKKFNKHALGDVKTMGLLLDKKIRARQQESNPVPIA, from the coding sequence ATGAAAGAATTAGCTCAAATTCAACAAAATGTAAAAGTTCCAAAAGCTCAAAATAATACTTTCGGAAAGTATAAGTATCGTAATGCGGAAGATATTTTAAGAGCCGTAAAGCCAGCATTGGCAGAAGCAAAAGCAGTAATTAATTTAAGCGATGATGTGGTGTTGATTGGTGAGCGTTATTACATCAAAGCAACCGCAACAATTACCAATTCAGAAGGTGAAACGGCAAGTTCGACAGCATTTGCTCGTGAGCCTTTGGCTAAAAAAGGTATGGATGAATCGCAAATTACTGGTAGCGCGTCATCATACGCTCGCAAATATGCGCTAAGCGGGTTGCTAGGTATTGATGATACGGACGATCCAGATTCGATGGATAACCGGCAAAATAACGCGGTGAATAAGGTTGATCCGCTGGCGCAAGCGTTAATGGACAATAAGCAGCGTTACACCAAGATTAGCCAAATTACCGGAATGGGTATCAACGATGTTGGTAAGCAAGCGATGCTGGACTATGAGCAGGAAACAGGTAAGAAGTTCAACAAGCATGCGCTAGGCGATGTGAAAACGATGGGCTTGTTGCTTGATAAAAAGATTCGGGCTAGGCAACAAGAATCTAATCCAGTGCCAATAGCATAA
- the comGB gene encoding competence type IV pilus assembly protein ComGB: MKKLWKPDKFQLRHKHNTKKLSAKQQVTFFELLADLLVAGFQLQAALNFMQQILSGQQEKIQEMIGCIESGQAFGEAIMHYVDDDISLQLQLAEAHGSLSDAIIAVANTLRLHVQQVGQLKRLLQYPLCLLVMLGGMTIAIRVYLLPELASWQNNLQATNGHPWSFYCACGVGAVTLATMFWGSMKWYRKRSPVQRLEWSMKIPIIRDLIRQHQGYRFSQNLSLLMRSGHSIQQVSQLYANLPSKSFLAEFGQLMQNHLAQGYDVPSFIQKVPFLPAELALFFVRGKTNLQIAEDLRAYSQIAFQRLTTSYNRLLSIVQPLLFTLIAVAIVAIYASMLLPMYKLMGNIS; the protein is encoded by the coding sequence TTGAAAAAGCTTTGGAAACCGGACAAATTTCAACTGCGACACAAGCACAATACGAAAAAATTATCAGCTAAGCAACAAGTCACGTTTTTTGAATTACTTGCAGACTTGTTAGTGGCGGGTTTTCAATTGCAGGCAGCTTTAAATTTTATGCAACAAATCTTGTCAGGGCAGCAAGAAAAAATCCAAGAGATGATAGGTTGTATTGAAAGCGGCCAAGCATTTGGTGAGGCGATTATGCACTATGTTGATGATGATATTAGCTTGCAGTTACAACTAGCGGAAGCACACGGGTCGCTGAGTGACGCAATCATCGCAGTTGCAAATACTTTGCGATTACACGTACAACAAGTTGGGCAATTAAAACGATTATTACAATACCCACTATGCTTATTGGTCATGCTTGGTGGCATGACGATTGCGATTCGGGTTTATTTACTCCCCGAATTAGCGTCGTGGCAAAACAATTTACAAGCGACTAACGGACACCCATGGAGCTTTTATTGTGCGTGTGGTGTAGGGGCAGTTACGTTGGCGACGATGTTTTGGGGAAGTATGAAGTGGTATCGCAAGCGCTCGCCCGTACAACGATTAGAGTGGTCAATGAAGATTCCGATTATCCGTGACTTAATTCGGCAACATCAAGGGTATCGATTCAGTCAAAATTTAAGCTTACTAATGCGAAGCGGTCATTCAATTCAACAAGTAAGTCAACTATACGCTAATCTACCAAGCAAATCATTCTTAGCGGAGTTTGGCCAATTAATGCAAAATCATTTAGCTCAAGGTTACGATGTACCGAGTTTTATTCAAAAGGTACCATTTTTACCAGCGGAATTGGCGTTATTCTTTGTGCGTGGCAAAACGAATTTACAGATTGCTGAAGACTTACGAGCATATAGTCAAATTGCTTTTCAACGTCTCACTACGTCATATAATCGGTTGTTAAGTATTGTGCAACCACTACTGTTCACACTGATTGCAGTAGCCATTGTCGCAATTTATGCGTCGATGTTACTGCCAATGTACAAATTAATGGGGAATATATCATGA